The Neurospora crassa OR74A linkage group I, whole genome shotgun sequence genome segment TCGCTGTTGGTTAGTCTGCTGAGATGCTTATTCCCTGTCTCTCATAAGACGAGACATCGGGATGTTTATAAACCGTACAGTCTCGCCGTCCACAAAGCAACGGTCGAATAACCATGTTATTTGGACACCCTGTCGAAGGGTAAGTTTAGTGCTCGTCTTCAATGGAATTGTTCGCTGAACTCAAAGAGTAAATGAGGCAGAATAAAGCCGCCAAACCTCCTTTATTCAAAATTTACGGCGGACAATGTGACTGCTGGGGATTTTGCTTTGTTCTCGTCATACTGCCGTCTTTGGTCGTTAGTACAAGGGAGCATTGTGCTCGAAATTCAGTCCCGGACCATTCGCCAGAAACATTTTATAAGTTTGAAAAGTCGGTTTGACTTCAGGGGTAGTGGTGAGCTTTTTGAGTATTTGCCTGGGGGTTGAGTATGCGAGTGGAATGTTTAGGCTTCATATTACCGAATGATATTCGTGTGCCGTGCTGTCCTTCCAGCGACAAggcggaaaaaaaaaaaaaaaagggggggttcTGTTTTTAAGCGAACAAAGCACACTGAAATGGACTACATTACTAGTAAGGCTCGTCTGGTCAGATTATCCTACCCGAAGCCACTTGAAATGGCTCCAGTTCAACGAGTAATTAATCTGGTGAAGAGGACTTTGCCATATTTACAACACTTCCGATGTCGCAGCTTGAATCGTTTCGCAGACTCATTTTCCCGCGAGTAAAAGGACGAATGTAGAGATGTTTCGTTGAACGAATCCAGATTCTCGCTCTTTATTCGTAGGGGAGTTCGTGatagcttctttttttcgtgTGACGATGGTGACGATGAATACCTGGTTGGAGATGTATTCGAGTGCCAAGAGACTGTTTGTTGGAGCGTTGGAGTTGAGGTGCGAAAGACGGAGCTGCAAGTCCGGCCCCTGGACGTTCATTCCGCGACCAACCAATGAGCTGCTGTGTTCTATTAGTCCTCATCAGACACAGAGTTTGATTGGTCCCCAGAAGTGCAAGTGTGGATCTGCGTTTCTCTGCGATTCCTGCCTAGACGAGTGTCAGCACTTCGTCCGACTCTTTACTACCATCCTCTCCTCACACTCAATCTTCCTCTATGGTAATGTCTAAACGACAAGTCAACAAGCCGCCACCCAAAACCTTGAAAGAACGTGGACATGGACCGACAATCAGTCCCCCCTCCCCTGGCCTCTGTCGCAATATCGCTGCTGCTAAATTTCGTGGACTTGGGGTTGGTAGCTCATCGGCGGTCATACCGATTCGAACAATATTCAGCTTTCCTCTATATGTGGTCAACAGTTATTTTTTCATCTTGCAGCAATGAAAACTCTTGACTAGCTTGAGGCCTCGGCGTTGATCCTCAACCCACCCCCGTTACAAAGGCGCCAACGCTCAACCTCTTCCGAGATATTCTCTCACGCGCCGACAACACGAATACCAACAAGGTGAGCGCCTCCTTCAGCTTTCTACTGGCTGTGGCGGTATGATAAGACCGGCGTTCGACTTTATGTATTGGAATTTGGATACCATTGTTGACTTGAAAGTCTCAAATACCACATAATGAAGTAATTGAGCATAGCGTATAGTTGCCCTTATTCGTCGACCAAGCATCCCATGGGCCATGCTGTTTCGAGATACTAACCCAACCTACTACCACAATCCCCTTAGCCTGAAGGcatttgttttttttttcttcaaaaTACACTAACAGTGTTCGAATATGAACAAAGAAAGGGAATGTGACAACACAGGTCCCAGACCCAGTCCCAGACCCGGCCGAGACACAGGAGGTGCTCCAGGCCAGGCCAAGCAGGCAGGAAAACTTCAACTCCTCAGTAGCCACCAGTGGCCCCGTTTCGTCGGATTCGATCACCAAATGAGATCTATTCAACTGATTTAATCGCTGGGAGTGCAAACCGACTCGCCATCAGCGCTCACGCACTTCATGCCTGAGCAGCAGTCTGACGTAACTCGGCATGTGGTGAGAATGGCACGGCATGGCTGGTTTACGAAAGGCTTGGGTCAGCTCAAGCTCGTTATTTTATCTCTTTGGGGTCATTACAAGACAACCTACCTCTGGGGCGTAGCGGTAGTCCAGATTGGCCTCACGCTTAAAGAGGGACCGCGGCTGCAGTTTAGCACCGCTGGGACTGAGACGGTGACCGGGGAGTACCATGCCGGAAACCAGGCCGAGGAAGGAGACAAGGACAATGGAAGCCTTCATTTCTGCTTGTTTTATTTCCTGGGCTCTGGAGATGGCGCTAAGCTGTTTGGAGAAATGCCGAAAGAAAGAGCGTCGGGGTAAAGATGTCGAACCAGCGACAAAAGGTAAAGCGGTTAGAAGTGAAGGTGAAGGCAAAAAGTGAGGTTGAGGTGAAAACAGCAGAAGATCCGAAGCACAGCTTCACCTATTTTTGGCTGAAGGAACCTCTTTCCGTCTCTTTCTGCCTGCGAAAGATGAACTACCACACAAAGGGGGTGGTTGTAAGAATGCAATGCCCAAACTAGGAAACTGCAAGTAAAACTAGGTTTTAAGAAAAAAGCGAACACCGGGTtcgaaaagaaggaggagaatcTGGAAACACAGCAGAAAGAGACCTGGACGAGAAAGATTTCTCTATGCGGGAACGTAGGTAACTTTGGCCCGCGGCCATCTTTACTTATAACAGagcctctccctcctccttcccgtGGGCACAGAGGGAAAGACGAAATCGGAACTGCGGAAGTTGCGTTGTGCCAAGATCGTCAACGTGAACCGCAGGACGTACTGTGGGGTTGACGGTCGGGTACCTGAATTGCAACCTGGGATAAACCCCCCTGAGAGGGATGTGGCGTCAGGGGTAGCACTAACAGTGACACATGGGATCTAGGCATGAAACTGTTAGTGATACGAACCCCGggactgctgctgcggggGTGAGGTAGACGAGGCATGGACTCTGTTTCGAAAGGTTACAGCAAACGCCGACAGTGCCAGGTCACTGACGGGCATCGCCTGTCAATTAAGATCATATCTGTGCCGATTGGTTCATCCCATCTTGCTCGTCCGAATCCTGAAACACGCTCAACATCGAAACCTGAAGGTTCACGCTTCTCTCAAAAGCAACGCGCGTTTCCCTTCCGCCTCTATTTTACTTCTAGCGGCGCATTCCCGATCACCGGCACGATAttggaggttgaggatgcCCAAAACATGAAATCCGATCAGCAATATCAGATATCACCTACATGACGACATGTAGGTTGTACTTCAACAATGCtgatcatcaccacctccatcaccTCTAGATACTATTAGCAACCACCTACTCGACCGCTTACCCAGCCCCAATCCCGTCCACCGTCTTGTCATTCGTCGTCTGCTCCCCCTCTAAATTCTTCGCAATATTATTCGGAAAATTCCCTCCCACTGCCACATTCAAAATCAACATAATTCGGCATCCTCGTAACCGCCGTCCAAGCCTTTTCATCCCCAATCTGCGCTCcagtcaacaccaccatcggcCTTCCCTCCACCAAATACTTCATATTCTCGCCTTTCCAGGAGGTTCCTGTGGCGATGACGCATTGGAAGGACGAGGGGTGGAAGCCCAcatggaaggagggggagaacGTCTTGGAACAAAATGTGGGGGAGTAGCCTGATGGTATGGCGATGCCCCGGCGAGAGAGCTGGGGTTGGGTTGGGGCTGCTAGTGCACCCCAGGTCAAGAAGAGTATTGCACTTGCGAAAACAGAAAACGTCATGTTGACTGTGCAGCTAATGGGCGATGGTAGCGAGTGGATAAAGCGAATGCAGTCAAGTGACTGTCATCCTCAACAAGAAGGAGCTTGTCCAAGAGGGGAATCTAGTAGGATGATTTCTGTCTTCCATATTTCAGGCTGCGAAAGCCATGTTTAGACACATCTGAATGGTTCAGTTGATAGCACGAAGCTATCCAGAAGTCTGTCCAGGATGTTCTGGCATCTGACGAATTGCTTCGTTCCTATCAGATCTCGGAAATAGCCTTCACAAAAGGCCTACTCATACTTCAGGTACCGTACAACCACATCTGGATCGAGAGAGCAGTTCTCCAATGCTTCTGGAGATCTACTAGGGGACACACTCAGGTTGGTCCCGGCAGTGCCTGGTTTAGCCCGCCGCTGCGTCGTCGTTTCAGCTTGCCGTGTCTAGTTCGGAGCCTCATGATCCGGGCAAATGGTCCAAGTGCGGTTGCACAATGAGGTAGTTAGTCTTGCATGTCAAAGTAATTATGGACATCACTTTTCTCACGGCTTTTGTTCACTCATATGGCCTTCTACTGTACCcatcctacctaccttggcAGGATGGAACCGCAGTCCTCGAAAAAATATGCTTCGTATCAATAAGCTCTTTACCCATACCCCACGGCACTCCTACTTGCACTAACGAACCACGAACGACGCCACATATCCCTCTAACTATTACCCTGGAACAAGACTGCTACTCGGGGTTGATGCTGGGAAATGTCATAGGACAGCTATTGTAGTAAGAAATGAGGAAGTATTGTTTCCTGATCATCTTTTTTGTCTAGGGATAGGTAACGACAATAAAGGACATCTAGTATTAACTTGGTAAAGTAGGTAGGCATTGATGTATATCAGTTGGAAGGTCGCCAATGTTTCTTAGCTCTCATTCCGCGCCATGATTGCCTCGCATGTAGGCACTGCTTTCACCAACGTGGTTAAGTGGTACTCTTTCGTACTACATGTTGACCTACCAGTAGCATACGCCGCTCGAATCGTCATTACATCTGCAACCGCGAGATATAGCAAGTTTTCCGGGTAGAAAAGCACTCCTCATTCCTGTCATCCATGGATCAACAAAAGAGAATTCTGACCTGTGTAGAACAAGAAGTGGaacccaacaccaaccctccatcatctcctaTGCACGCCAGAAGCCAAGTCCCTGTTACCGCAACAATGATAAACCTAGTAATACACCCGCTTGTCGTGCCAGAAACTACAATAccgagaaagaaaacaagaaggaaagaTGAAATGCAGCCCCAGTCATGATCTTCGTAGTATAATCACGCTCGCCCTCTTCAAAGAACACTGTCAGATGGCTGTCTCTTGACGAGACGCCTTCTCCGTTGTATCTGACCTAGCGTCATCGTTGTTCTTGGCCGCAGACACTGGCTTCTTATCCTTGATGCTGAGACCCTCCATCGCCTTGCTGGCTCCAGAGAACGGACATGTACTGTCAGATGcagatgccgccgccgccgcccagtCTTTGCTTTCGACAACGGACGAAAAAGGACACGCTGAGCCgccagtagcagcagcaggagccgaagaagaagaggcttCGGCAGTCTCATCCAGCACCTTCTTGCCATGCAAGAACCCTTCCTTCTCTACGACGCCAAAGTCCATTCCGTCCGTGAACTCTTCACCATCATGTACATACCATCTGGTGAACAAGTCGTTCTGGATCCAAATAACCTTGCCCAGTGCCTTGACAAAGGCAATCTTGCGC includes the following:
- a CDS encoding UPF0499 protein is translated as MKASIVLVSFLGLVSGMVLPGHRLSPSGAKLQPRSLFKREANLDYRYAPEPCRAILTTCRVTSDCCSGMKCVSADGESVCTPSD